A DNA window from Daucus carota subsp. sativus chromosome 3, DH1 v3.0, whole genome shotgun sequence contains the following coding sequences:
- the LOC108214245 gene encoding probable galacturonosyltransferase-like 1 codes for MLSQFPLSLSLCIPFFILLSFSTLTHSANSATQASKTLLHRFKEAPKFYNSANCPSTTLITNPNEDHYRDHDHHHYHDESENICYDNAVHVAMTLDAMYIRGSMAAILSVLQHSSCPQNTIFHFVASISANASLLRATIATSFPYLKFRVYHFDDTVMAGLISTSIRSALDCPLNYARSYLSNILPLCVHKIVYLDSDLILVDDISKLSETPLGPDSVLAAPEYCNANFTSYFTPTFWSNPSLSLTFANRKACYFNTGVMVIDLDRWRLGDYTTKIEEWMELQKRMRIYELGSLPPFLLVFAGNIAPVDHKWNQHGLGGDNFRGLCRNLHPGRVSLLHWSGKGKPWVRLDANRPCPLDALWAPYDLLKPPFSFDS; via the coding sequence ATGTTAAGCCAATTCCCCCTTTCCCTTTCCCTTTGCATTCCCTTCTTCATTTTACTTTCCTTCTCAACTCTAACTCATAGTGCTAATTCCGCCACACAAGCCTCTAAGACTCTCCTCCACCGGTTTAAGGAAGCTCCTAAATTCTACAATTCCGCGAATTGTCCCTCTACTACCCTGATCACCAACCCGAATGAGGACCACTACCGCGACCACGACCACCACCACTACCACGACGAGAGTGAAAATATTTGCTATGACAACGCAGTCCATGTAGCCATGACTTTAGACGCCATGTACATTCGCGGATCAATGGCCGCGATCCTGTCAGTCCTGCAACACTCCTCGTGCCCGCAAAACACAATATTCCATTTCGTCGCTTCAATTTCCGCTAACGCATCACTCCTACGCGCAACCATTGCGACATCATTCCCGTACCTTAAATTCCGTGTCTACCATTTCGATGACACGGTCATGGCCGGCCTAATCTCGACCTCAATCCGATCCGCACTCGATTGCCCTCTAAACTACGCCCGTAGCTACTTATCCAACATTTTACCTCTCTGCGTGCACAAAATTGTGTACCTAGACTCCGATTTAATTCTCGTCGAcgatatttcaaaattatcagAAACACCATTAGGCCCCGACTCGGTCCTAGCCGCACCCGAATATTGTAACGCCAACTTCACATCATATTTCACTCCCACATTCTGGTCCAATCCATCTCTATCATTAACATTCGCTAACCGAAAAGCATGTTACTTCAACACCGGAGTCATGGTCATAGATCTTGATCGTTGGAGACTCGGGGATTACACAACAAAAATCGAAGAATGGATGGAACTTCAAAAAAGAATGCGAATTTACGAGCTAGGCTCATTGCCACCTTTTTTGCTAGTTTTCGCAGGAAACATAGCTCCGGTTGATCACAAATGGAACCAACATGGCCTCGGAGGAGATAATTTCCGAGGCCTTTGTCGAAATCTTCATCCGGGCCGTGTTAGCTTGTTGCATTGGAGCGGCAAAGGCAAGCCTTGGGTGAGACTAGATGCTAATAGGCCATGTCCACTTGATGCTCTATGGGCTCCTTATGATCTTTTGAAACCTCCATTCTCTTTTGATTCTTGA
- the LOC108214244 gene encoding putative pentatricopeptide repeat-containing protein At1g19290 → MNLSNQRLRFSHLILRKIRSFHSTPALNWKPRDEYKLSQVELADRICRLLTLHRYNSIHKLNFEFSDSLLNSVLGSLKLNPGPCLYFFDYAMKQKNYRPGVRCYCKLVHILARGKMYDETRSYLDRLVSENCGGEGFGLTIWRGLVVVYREFGFSGAVFEMIMRVYVEKGFLRDALYVFDNMGKCGRVPSLRCCNGLLGRLVREKEYGTVFCVFDQMRRVGVVPDVYTCTIMVNAYCRDGRVERGVEFLREMEELGLEMNVWTYHGLINGYVGSGDVEGAEGVVLMMRERGIGKNVVTDTLIVKGYCRAGKLEEAERVLCGMVEDGELVMDEHAFGVLIDAFCRVGRMDDAVRVQDEMLKYGLKTNIFICNSLISGYCKLGQIRTAEGVFRSMAKWNIKPDLYSYNTLLDGYCRGGQTKEAFKFCEKMLSVGIEPIVITYNTLLKGLCRDGALEDALNLWSLMLKRGVAPDIVGYSTLLDGLFKAGDYVKALELWKHILARGCTRSTYAFNIMLNGLCKMGKMVEAEQIFQNMQDLGCSPDGITYRTLADGYCKFGDVEKALNVKDVMERKDILASIEIFNSLITGLFKIKKLSRVTDLLVEMNCKGLNPNIITYGALIAGWCRAGLLDKAFNTYFEMTEKGLAPNLIICSALVSGLYRLDRADEANLLLQKMMDFDLVEAHSFFGILTKSDTKKLDVHRIASSLDMSADFSPLPNNVVYNVALAALCKFGKVDDTKAFLVTLSRRGFVLDEFSYCTLIHGFSAAGNVSEAFKLRDEMLNRGVIPNIATYNALINGLCKSGNIDRALKLFHKLRLKGVAPNIITFNTLIHEYCRTGCTSEALKMKDEMIEKGILPSTSTYSALINGLRKQGNTEEALKLLDHTMKENTDPHIKTYCSMAQRNISCGDAQKISELHDIIHVKSLSSAVSSYEPVKSPEILRHEEASDAWNLSDAAYSLG, encoded by the coding sequence ATGAACCTCTCAAATCAACGTCTCAGATTCTCCCATCTCATCCTCCGAAAAATTCGCTCATTCCACTCAACCCCAGCTCTCAATTGGAAGCCCCGAGACGAATACAAATTGAGTCAAGTTGAGCTAGCTGACCGAATTTGTCGGCTCCTCACTCTCCACCGATACAATAGTATTCACAAGCTCAACTTTGAGTTTTCAGATAGTCTGTTGAATTCCGTGTTGGGATCACTCAAATTGAACCCCGGGCCGTGCCTTTACTTCTTCGATTATGCGATGAAGCAGAAGAATTACCGGCCCGGGGTTCGTTGTTATTGCAAATTGGTGCATATTTTAGCGAGAGGGAAAATGTATGATGAGACAAGAAGTTATTTGGATCGGTTGGTCTCAGAAAATTGCGGCGGTGAGGGTTTTGGTTTGACAATTTGGAGGGGATTGGTGGTTGTGTATCGAGAATTCGGGTTTTCGGGGGCGGTGTTTGAGATGATTATGAGGGTTTATGTGGAAAAGGGGTTTTTGAGGGATGCACTCTATGTGTTTGATAATATGGGTAAGTGTGGGCGTGTACCGAGTTTGCGGTGTTGTAATGGGTTGTTAGGGAGGTTGGTTAGGGAGAAGGAGTATGGGACGGTGTTTTGTGTGTTTGATCAGATGAGGAGAGTGGGGGTTGTTCCGGATGTGTATACGTGCACGATTATGGTGAATGCATATTGTAGGGATGGGAGGGTTGAGAGGGGTGTCGAGTTTTTGAGAGAGATGGAGGAGTTGGGATTGGAGATGAATGTGTGGACGTATCATGGGTTGATTAATGGGTATGTTGGGAGTGGGGATGTGGAAGGGGCGGAAGGGGTTGTTTTGATGATGAGGGAGAGGGGGATAGGGAAGAATGTGGTTACGGATACATTGATTGTTAAGGGTTATTGCAGAGCTGGGAAGTTGGAAGAAGCGGAGAGAGTGTTGTGTGGGATGGTGGAGGACGGTGAGTTGGTTATGGACGAGCATGCCTTTGGTGTGTTGATTGATGCATTTTGTAGAGTTGGTAGAATGGATGATGCAGTTAGGGTTCAGGATGAGATGTTAAAATACGGGCTGAAGACAAATATTTTTATCTGCAACTCTTTGATCAGTGGGTATTGTAAGCTTGGTCAAATTCGCACAGCTGAGGGGGTTTTTAGGAGTATGGCAAAATGGAACATAAAGCCAGATTTGTACAGCTACAATACCTTGCTAGATGGGTACTGCAGGGGAGGTCAGACAAAAGAGGCTTTCAAGTTCTGTGAAAAGATGCTATCTGTTGGCATAGAACCGattgttataacttataacaCTCTTCTGAAAGGTTTGTGTCGAGATGGTGCACTTGAAGATGCTTTGAACCTCTGGTCTTTGATGCTGAAAAGAGGGGTGGCACCTGACATCGTGGGATACAGCACTTTGCTTGACGGGCTTTTTAAGGCAGGGGACTATGTGAAAGCTTTAGAGCTGTGGAAACATATATTAGCTAGAGGATGTACAAGGAGTACTTATGCTTTCAACATAATGCTTAATGGTTTATGTAAGATGGGGAAAATGGTCGAAGCAGAGCAGATTTTTCAAAACATGCAGGATTTAGGTTGTTCACCTGACGGCATTACGTACAGGACCCTTGCTGATGGCTATTGTAAATTCGGGGATGTCGAAAAAGCACTTAATGTTAAGGATGTAATGGAAAGAAAGGATATTCTTGCTTCAATAGAAATTTTCAATTCACTCATAACTGGACTTTTCAAAATAAAGAAGCTGAGTAGAGTAACAGATTTACTTGTTGAGATGAATTGCAAGGGCTTGAACCCAAATATTATAACTTACGGTGCACTGATTGCTGGGTGGTGCAGGGCTGGTTTGCTTGATAAAGCATTTAATACATACTTTGAGATGACCGAAAAGGGTTTGGCTcctaatttaattatatgtagCGCACTTGTTAGCGGGCTATATAGGCTTGACCGGGCTGATGAAGCAAATTTGTTGCTGCAGAAGATGATGGATTTTGATCTTGTTGAAGCCCATAGCTTTTTTGGCATATTAACCAAGTCAGACACGAAGAAATTAGATGTTCACAGAATTGCAAGTTCCTTGGATATGAGTGCTGACTTTTCTCCTCTGCCCAACAACGTTGTGTATAATGTAGCCCTTGCAGCCTTGTGCAAATTTGGAAAGGTTGATGACACAAAAGCATTTTTAGTTACTTTGTCACGGAGAGGGTTTGTTCTTGACGAGTTCTCCTACTGTACCCTAATCCATGGTTTTTCAGCTGCTGGTAATGTTAGTGAAGCTTTTAAATTACGGGATGAGATGCTAAACAGGGGTGTTATTCCAAACATTGCTACTTACAACGCTCTTATAAACGGACTCTGCAAATCTGGAAACATTGATCGAGCTCTCAAGCTTTTTCATAAACTCCGGTTAAAAGGTGTAGCTCCCAACATCATCACTTTTAATACATTAATTCATGAATATTGTCGGACTGGTTGTACTAGTGAAGCCCTTAAAATGAAAGACGAAATGATAGAAAAAGGGATTTTGCCTTCTACAAGTACCTACTCTGCTTTAATAAATGGTCTTCGTAAGCAAGGTAATACTGAAGAAGCACTGAAGCTTTTGGATCATACGATGAAAGAAAATACAGACCCTCATATCAAGACTTACTGTTCAATGGCTCAACGTAATATTAGTTGCGGTGATGCGCAAAAGATTTCTGAACTTCACGACATTATACATGTCAAGAGTCTCTCTTCTGCTGTTTCTTCTTACGAGCCAGTTAAATCACCTGAAATCTTAAGGCATGAAGAAGCTTCTGATGCATGGAATCTGTCAGACGCTGCATATTCATTAGGCTAG